Proteins encoded in a region of the Coregonus clupeaformis isolate EN_2021a chromosome 9, ASM2061545v1, whole genome shotgun sequence genome:
- the LOC121574326 gene encoding arsenite methyltransferase — protein sequence MHLQCISVSTITGATVLFCRYSGCGLVVPEKLQGCKVLDLGSGSGRDCFILSKLAGQSGHVIGIDMTAELILASHKYVRYHQEKSNCAMCLCSDKKPVLREAFRVLKGGELYFHEIYSSKAVPEHLKQDPVLLGKQDPVLWGEGLSGALYWRDLISLVHEVGFSTLYILTASHNVDHNSELQKNASGITHTSATYHLFKLPENRKQSDAVVAYKGTVSDHPDLLKFDMPHCFETDIEVTVDEEMAAVIQHS from the exons ATGCACCTTCAATGCATCAGTGTCTCTACTATCACGGGTGCTACTGTGCTGTTCTGCAGATACTCTGGTTGTGGGCTGGTGGTTCCTGAGAAGCTACAGGGCTGTAAGGTGCTGGATCTGGGCAGTGGCTCTGGCAGGGACTGCTTCATCCTCAGTAAACTAGCGGGCCAGAGTGGTCATGTCATCGGCATTGACATGACAGCAGAACTG ATCCTGGCATCACACAAATATGTCCGGTACCACCAGGAGAA GTCAAACTGTGCCATGTGTCTGTGTTCTGACAAGAAGCCGGTTCTCAGGGAGGCTTTCAGAGTGCTCAAG GGTGGGGAACTTTACTTTCATGAGATATATTCCAGCAAGGCTGTTCCGGAACATTTGAAACAAGACCCAGTTCTGTTGGGTAAACAAGACCCAGTTCTGTGGG GCGAAGGCTtgagtggtgccctctactggcGAGACCTGATCTCTCTAGTGCACGAGGTGGGCTTCAGTACTCTATACATTCTCACTGCAAGCCACAACGTAGACCACAATAGTGAGCTACAGAAGAATGCAA GTGGCATCACACACACCTCTGCAACTTACCACCTCTTCAAGTTGCCCGAAAATAGAAAGCAGAGCGACGCAGTGGTGGCTTACAAAGGAACGGTCTCTGACCATCCCGACCTATTGAAGTTTGACATGCCCCATTGTTTTGAG acagacatagaggTAACAGTGGATGAAGAAATGGCAGCCGTGATTCAGCATTCCTGA